TGTGTAATTTGGTGCGTCTATTATAGTTGTGTTTaacatattttcttaatatgcCTATAAAAAGGTAGAATACTAAAAACATCTTGCTTTAACCATTAatctaatatataaaaataactactattataaagaaaaattatacaagaaataaaatgaatatcaactaaattttatttttcccatgCGACATGTCTTAGGTGGAAGATTTAAGGAAATGATAGGCATGAGGTCTCATGTTTTAATTTAGGCATAAAAAAagttacctataaaaaaaaatttaggcagatattcaaatttaaaaatttactgAATATTATTAAGTgaatatatttagtttttaagtAGATATTTAAACTTTTGAACATAAATTCCCAATTAATATTAGATGGTATCACGTGATCATCACAATGGAATTGTAGTTGTAATATTTGTGGTTTTACATAgtcattttagaattttattttttataatagctTATTTGATTTTAACAGGGTGGCTATCCaacaaaaagaacaagaagaagaagaagaagaattacTTCAGCTATCACTAAAGTAATTATTTCCTTGAGAGAATTagcacaaaataaaaaataaaaaaataaatcatcttGAAATGTGATATTAGTTGAATGAGTTATAAAACAAAATGCTAATAGGATTGTATAAATTGAAATGATATTTGAGTactcatattttttaagaaaaattgtgttttggacctagttggactaaaaaaattaagctttggtTCATATAAGTTCATTATTTAAACCCAAGATTGAGAGGAAAtgtgaaaattaagaagaatgatatgaaatttttattttttcaaaaatgacttttattgactatgaaaaaaatagaaaaacattaatttaaattttatttcttttgcaaacctcaataaaatttaatataatttagtgatttggaaaaaaatacaccattttcaaaaaaaataaaaataaattattattattattattatttaaaaatcaaacatcttagaaaatacatatttttaaaattgtgtatataaaaaatgactgataatatgtcaaatttatttttttttaaatgatatatttttataatatattttttaaaaatttagttttctaaaaataataaatttttagaataattattaaaaaaaattaaaataaaaaagtttctcatacattatggtagaaaatagttttgaatgatatattggtctcttcatattttatatcattctcaTCAATTAAGCAATTTTTATGagtcaaatcttaaatttttggACCCAACTGGTCCAAAAGAAAATTGTCCCCATTTTTATGGTGACATTTTAGATAACATTGACTTTTATGGTGACTCTCACTGCAATATTATAAATAGGGTATCAtagcttcaaaagaaataaataaatatctaataaatatgatgatttatGAGAGAAGGACCAATCCTTTTGTTAACTTTCCTCATGTTCTCCCCTCTTACATATTTGCCTTTTCTATGTCTTTCGGTCTTGATACCTTAATGCCTTCACACAAATTTTGTAGTTTTTTCTCTTAGCTTGGGaaggtatttttatttatattttcattaactTAATCTACTTTGTTGATTTGATAATGTAGAACCATCTGCTGAAGTTACTTCAAGTTGCATGCATATAAGAATGCATATATTGATTTAAATCCAATCATAGTTTCTTCTTTTGTTCAAATTTATTGTGATTGGCTTGCTACAAGAAGAAACAATGTAGTATATTATGCCTATAAGAGGAAAATCAAAATGACCCGGTCAAACTCATTACAACTTTTAATTGTCTTAAACAAATTATGGAAACTAATTACAACTTTATAATAAGCTTTTAATGCATACAACTTATTCACTTTActtaagtggtgtttgttttttagttgaatagaaaaaaaatcaaaatatttgattttttttattcagataaaaataacttattgacatcaaccaatataattaaattaaacttattgatgacaagttcactttagttatattggttaatatcaacaagttacttttagttaaatagaaaaaatcaaatattttggctttttctatttagccaaAAATCAAACACCATCTTAGTGTCTATGagtttattaaacatttaatttAACTATTAACTTATACTAAAGATGTAATATGTTCCCGTAAAAATATActttatttcttctattttgttgaataaaaaatcaaaaaaaaatttaaattaaatttgaagtacattttttccttattttggaaaaatcatAATATGTTAGTTGGAAGTATAGTTCAAGTATTTTGGTGATGGAAtaggaatttatttatttagtttcaaCTCATTGGTCTccttaatgaaatatttttttatgtctagtTTTACTTTAATCAATTATTTATGGGGTCTTTTATGAAGTAATTAATGCTCTACAGAGTTGACAATGGAGAGCTTTTTATCTACATTAGAAtaatttgttgtattttttttaaaaacacttcataacataatttttttttcttataatgaaTGGAAAGAAACATGATCCATGTATGAAGAGGGGAGATTCATGTAAGCAAACTTgaataacctaaattaattttgtgaAGGCTGTAATTTCATTTATACTTACTAGTTATTGTGTGTATGCATAATTTAGAGATTGTTTATTCTTCTTGTCTTTATTTACATATTGCAAAGGAAACTTGTTTACTAAAAGAAGATAAATCATTGTATTAAAGAAGGCGAGACCGAAAACCATGAAGATTACATCAATGAACTCATTAGGACGTTGATTTATGTTTTCAAAGATTATGGTTTTGTAGTCTTGGTACCAATGTTTGTTCTTATGTTAGAATTAGAAATTcttgttgaaatattttgatatatttaacaagTTTATGTGTAATTAATATACATAAATAGTTACATTAATTGTTTAAACTAGGTTAATGTATATCAATATTTAGAGATATTTTATGCGAATTTCAGAGTGTTTTATATTCCATTCTCATCAGTTAATTAATTGCAGTACACACTCTACGAATTTCACCCTCAGTCCTAGTCTTCACCCCAATGTTACTCATCTTCACCATGGACCACCCAAACTCCATGTTGAAGTTCAGCTCCCCTCTCAGCCCCAAGAACTGTTGTACATAATGTCACAGGATGtttcaaatgagcctcctcatgggtttatataaagcccaggaagcttctggagccatctacactaagccattggagggaagagtgtggaaggtgcTAGAGATGCTTAGAGATATCCACACATCTCTatactatggtggaaggcatgagaggagtccaaggctttctagagaattctagagatctcttgtacatagggttatacatagaattgtgtagggtattctagaatcttcttgatttgtaaggaaccctccaaggttccagagagttccattggtgcctataaataggtgagggcctcatttggccaaggtaccacccaaatcacttcctaaccaagtaAGTGAGTTCctaaagcacttgtaaaggcttccttgagaAATAAAACTTCCATTCcttaagagttgcctactacgccttTTTAAGCTTTCAAGTCGTGAGCATCTTAACCTAACAAGCTAAGTGttgggagtaaggctgacttagtaAGATCAAaggtcttgacttgtctaagtgccgcacgagcttaggaaacgactaagtccgtgataATAAGCTCTTGCGAAAGCATTTGTCCGCAACTTCTGATCCGACTCTAGTATTTCGCGTCCATTCCTCAAGTTTGTAAAGAAAGATCCGTCGAATCTGTCGGAGCTACTTGTGTCTAGTGCAATACACTTACTCCCATCACGGTTTTCTAGACACATCTTTTGTAGTTGAGAAACGAATGCGGTGTCCATGGAAGGGTTAACACCATTTGTTGATGTATTGCTGAAGTTGTATAATCTGTATCTGAAGAACTGGCAAGAGACCACCCCAGGGCAGACGTCTTCAATCTGGGATTTAGCATCATCAATAGCATCATATCCTTTTAAAAGCCTATTTGGTATGGTTGTTTTCTTGGTGGACATTCCATTGATAAGGATAGAAGCATCATAGCCCCTGACAAAACAGTCATGAAAGTGCATGCGAAGCAGGCCTGAGGCAATGGCTGGATCAGATTGAAAATAAGCTGCAACAGTTAGTTGAACAATGAATTCAGCTTGAGGGCATGAAGCTGAATAGAAACCAACCCTTGTGCCTTGGCCATGCACCAATGCAAAGGCTTTGGCAAGCAAGAGAAACACAAACATGGATGATCTCTTGAAGAAGGCTGCCATGGTCTAGGGTAGTGAGTGGAGTGATTTACATAGTGGGAGCGAAAGTTCCGAGTATTTATAGTGTGAGGGAGGTCAAAATTGGAGAATGAAGTAAGCAGAGACGACTAAAAACTAAGATATGGAGAAGGGATATGTAGAGAAATTGAAAGTTGTGGATGATGAGTTGGGATGCAATCTATGTGGCCATGGTTACAACACAACCCTCTAATGACTTGGTGTGCACTGGGCATTGAAGTAGTTCATCATGGTACTATGTTTCATCTAAATCAGCACAAGTACACACAAGACCTCTTAATTGGCACTGCCCTGTTAGACTCCAAGCCTGCTACTACTCTGGGATTGCTAGGACAAATGTTGTCTCATCTTGATGGTGAACCTTTCTCGGATGCCACCTTATATCGAAGCACAGTTAATACACTTCAATACCTTACATTTACCAAACCAGACATTTCATTTGTCGTTAATAAAGCTTGTCAGTTCATGGCTACACCCACCACTACTCATTGGCTTGCTGTAAAACTAATTTTGCGATATCTCAAGGGTACTTTATCCTATGACATTCAGATGCAGCAATCCACCTTGTTGGATATTCATTGATATACTAATATCGATTAGGCATCTTGTCCAGATGACAGAAGCAGCACCAGTGGCTATGACATATTCCATGGTCCGAATTTAGTGTCATGGTCCTCCAACGAACAAAGGGTTGTGTCTCGCAGTAGTGTAGAATCCGAGTATCGTGCTCTTGCATCTACTGCTTCAAAGATTATTTGGATTCAATCTATTTTACAAGAAATTTGTCTCTCTTCCTCGTCTCCACCTCTACTTTGGTATGATAATAAAAGTGCAACTCACTTAGCTGCTAATCCAATGTTCCATGCtaggaccaaacacattgagcTGGATTTTCACTTTATATGGGATCGAGTTCTTGGTAAACAACTCATCATTTAGTATATTCCTTCATTCGAACAGTTTGCTGATATTTTCACTAAACATATTTCAAGCTCCTAGTTCCTTAGTTTCAAAACGAAGCTTTTTGTTGTTCCTTCACTTATGAGCTTGTAGGGGGATGAGAGAGAGGACTTAGTTGATCAACAAGAAGAAGACCCAAGCCATAAGAAGCTAACTACTTGGTATCAACTACTACGATCCAAAATCAGCGGTAACAAACCAAAGTATGTTAAGAACGTCTTCAGGTAGGAAGTTAGTCAATTAGGTTGttgtcaaaataaatataaaaacgcTAGTGTACAAGTACTTGAGATCCTTTTTCTAATACGACTTTCTACAAACCAGTTTCTAAAACTCACAAACCCTAACTTATTTTatgacaataatttttattactattaacAATTGTAGTTTGTCCATCACCTTCTCACAAGTTTGTTTGCGCTAGATGGGGGAGTTTGACATTGCAACTAGTACAGAGAAAAGCTTTCattggaaattaatttttaatttattataattattctatGTGTGAAAGTGGCTATTGTGGTCTCCCTTATCCTTCAAATGAGTTGATGCGCATTGCTGGGGGTTGAAGCTTCCTCATAAAGTCACATTGGTCTCTTCTCCACTATTTACAAGTCCCATTAATAGAAAAGTTGTCAGCACAAATTTGTAATAagattttagaaactaaatctcaaataaattactttatgtaaattaatttaatttttttatttaaaatgtaatataacatttttaataaaattgttttaatttttaaaataaataaatataaatatattaaagaaatttaaacttatttttttaaaaaaatcataaatattatctttaattatatttatatcacttatattaataaaataaatttaatatgtgtatttttctttattttatcattttttaaagtttttttaaacattttcatgaattttgaaccatttttgtttgatcaatatttttgtcaaaatatccatcaatATTTATCCGATACTttcaatatattcataaaatccaagtactgatatatccgtattacggatatttcaaaccttgattccaactgagaaaataatattaataatacaaATTATAGGCTAGAGAGAAGGTCCCAcgaccaaaaaaattaaaaattaaaaattttaaatataggtGGACAAAGTTTAATATGATTC
The window above is part of the Vitis riparia cultivar Riparia Gloire de Montpellier isolate 1030 chromosome 12, EGFV_Vit.rip_1.0, whole genome shotgun sequence genome. Proteins encoded here:
- the LOC117925949 gene encoding cationic peroxidase 2-like, encoding MAAFFKRSSMFVFLLLAKAFALVHGQGTRVGFYSASCPQAEFIVQLTVAAYFQSDPAIASGLLRMHFHDCFVRGYDASILINGMSTKKTTIPNRLLKGYDAIDDAKSQIEDVCPGVVSCQFFRYRLYNFSNTSTNGVNPSMDTAFVSQLQKMCLENRDGSKCIALDTSSSDRFDGSFFTNLRNGREILESDQKLRTNAFFLGLRGELNFNMEFGWSMVKMSNIGVKTRTEGEIRRVCTAIN